The genomic stretch AGATGAAGTTAAAATAAGAAAAAATTTAAAAAAGAAGTAGTCGACTTTTCCAGCGATGCCAAAACTGCGATACTTTCATATCCATGGCCCGGTAATGTACGGGAGCTCGAAAACACTGTCCAACAGGCAATCCTATTAGCAAAAGGTAAAAGAATTATACTGCAGTGCCTTCCATCTTCAATCAGAAGGTATTACGAAGAAATAAGCGAAATGAGTATTAATAAGTCAATTAAAGATGAGCTCTTAAATTACGAGCAGAAGCTTATTATTGATGCACTTAAGAAGACACAATGGTCTATGACAAAGGCAGCTAAACTGCTTGGGACAAGTTTTAGATCTATCAGATACAAGATTAAGAAATACAAAATAGAGACAGAATGAGACCTGGAGTTTATAGATTTAAGTGTAGTATCTTTAAGTGATGGTTACAATATTTTAGTAAAAGAGAAAAAGCAAAATTATGGAAGCTGTGAATCAAGAGAATAACATTCTGGGATTCACAATGTTCTACGAAGGAGAGGGCTGAATACAGCAAAAATGGGATTAGAATGGGTAATAGCAGAATAAATACATACAATAATGAGGAAGAACAAACTCGTTCAAATGCTGTAAAGCTGGGCAAAAGAGTTGCCTTATTGGTTAAAAAATTGAGAAGTTAAACTGGAGTTGACTTTTATACTATGGATGGCCGATGGATGCAGTATTGTACGAGTTTGATGAGATTCTTAATGAAAGCTTACTCCAAAAGTCCTTGACTTCCCACGGATAATGTATTATTTTTAATCAATAAGATAAGAAATGGATATCATCAACTCATTAGGTGGTATCCCTATTCGCATGATTGAAGAAAGATGGTTACATATTGTTGAGAACCACAGTGATGTTGCAGGATATTATGATGAGATTCTTAATACGGTTGAAAATCCTGAATTCATTATTAAGGGATGCAGAAATGCACTCATTGCTATTTCAAAAAAAGACAAAAGATCCTTAGCTATTGTGCATAAAGAGCTATCAAAGACAGATGGTTTCATTATAACAGCTTATTTTACTTCTAAATTAGATTTAGACAAGGAGGAGATATTATGGCAAAAGCAACCTTAAGTCAAAAAGTCATAAAAGAGATTTTTGAAGCAACACCCCATTTGATTAAGTTTCCTGTGCCTAAGTTATGGGTTGATTATGATAAAGAGGCTGATGTATTATACATAAGTTTTGAGCGGCCCCAAAATGCAACAGATAGCAAGATGTTGGATAATGGAATATTGTTGAGATACAAAAACAGAAAGATAGTCGGGGTAACTGTACTGGACGCTTCCACAAGATAGTAAAGGCAAGAAGCATTTCATATATAGATTTTGAAATGAGCACTTGGTGTGATATTATATTAATTAAAGAAAAAAGATGTGACTTGGCACCAATTACCTCAAATGCTGTTAAGTTAGGGGAAAGGGTTGCCTTATTGGTTAAAAAATTGAGAAGTTAAGCTGTGGTTGATTTTTATACTTACGGATTTTGACTGTAGAAATGTATTGCAACAAATAGGATATTTACAAAGAGAATAGGAAATTAAATGGTAGATTCTGGACGTGACCAATTGAGTATTTGGAGAATAAAATTAAAAGATAAGCTAACAAAAGAAAAATTTGTGGAATTATATATCCACAAGAACTTAACAATTCAAGAAATAGCCACACGCTTTAATATTACAGTCCCATCTGTAACACGTTTAAAGAAGGAATATAAGATTGAGACAAAACTTGCAGATGCTTATAGAGATAAACGAGCTAAAAAAGTTGGTAAAGCTATGAGAGAATCTGCACGTAGAAGAAAGTATGGGAAGATTAGTGATACACTTTCCAAAGAAATGCTGGAATATCTCTATTGCGATTGCAAGCTTTCATTAGAGGATATAGGTAAGAGATTTGGTTGCTCCCGTATGTACATAATGAAGCTTTGCAAACTGTATAATATACTACTAAGGTCTAAATCTCATGCACGGATAGAAGCATCAAAAAAAGGAAAGATTGTACAGCCGTATTACGAGATTAACGAAAAATTCTTTAAAGAGTGGTCTTCTGCTTCAGCTTGGGTTCTTGGTCTTTTATTTACTGACGGATGTGTGAGTTTATATGGTTCAGGTAATTATGAAGTAACATTAGCTTCGATAGATTACTCTTTATTACTCAAAGTGAAAAATTTGATGAAATCTACTCATCCAATCATAAGACCCAATAAGAATCAGCCAAATCTTTACATGTTTCGATTTGCAAGGGATGAAATAATTAATGACTTAATAAAGTTAGGTATGGTCCAACATAAAAGCCTGATACTTAAATTTCCACAGATTCCACAACAATTTCTTAGACATTTTATAAGAGGATGCTGGGACGGCGATGGAACGGTATTTCTAGAAAAAGGGGCAAATAAGGGATTGAGAACAAGCTATACTAGCGGCTCTAAGGAGTTCATATACACAATGGAGCAACTTCTCCAAACAGAAGCTGGGCTCTCTAAGCAAAAGATATATCGACGTGGCAAATCATTTTATTTCAAATATGGGCATACGGATTCAGTCAAACTATTCCACTACTTTTATGGTAATGTATCTCCTGATATGTATCTTGAACGGAAGTATAAAAAGTTTCTTGAAGGGATGAAGACGAACAGGAGTATGCATCTATTTAAAAACTACTCTTAAAAATAGAAAAGAATGATAGAACATAATGTTTATATTTTAGGTGCGGGAGCTTCTAAAAGTGCAGGTTATCCACTTGGGAACGAATTATTAAGCCGTTTAGCAAAAGATGCAAAGAGTAGCTGTGAACTGGGCAGAAAAGAAGAGCAGAAAAGATTTGAAACTTGGATGCAAGAGCAACAAGGTGTTATTCCTGAAGCTATAAGAAAGTCGGGTAATCCTGAGTTTATATTAACATATCTTGACCTTGGAATTGCAGTTTTTGAGTATAATATAGAAAAAAATGGTGGGAATTGCTTTTTAAAAATATAAAAAAGATCGATAACCAACAGGCTAAATCTATGAGAAAGGAGCTTAAGAATATTTACAACAAACAAATACAAGAAGCTGAGCAGGTGCGTAAGATTCTCACAGACTCACTTACCAAATATTTGTCATATAAACATTGCAGGGATAATCAAGATGATAAAAAGAGAAAGTTCATTAAAATGCTTTGCGATAAAAGAATAAAAAAGGGAGATGTAGTTATAACATTTAACTATGATTCTCTTATAGAACGATGTCTTCTTGAATTGGATAAATGGTCGATTTCTGATGGGTATGGTTTTCCAGTAAAATTAGTTCAAAATAGTTGTAGAAATCTTTCTTCAGTTACCTTGGGGAAATCCCCTGTAAAAGTATTAAAATTGCACGGTTCAGTGGGATGGGTTCGTGGTGAGAAGAGCAATAGTGTATTTTTGAGCCATGCAATGTTTTTGCAATACTTTGGGAGTTTGTCAAATTTAAGAGATAAAAAAGAACCTGGGCCTCCATTGGAATACCTCATGCCTCCTGCGGTGATTGAACCATCTTTCATTAAGCGCTTAAATATTCCTACACTGCTCAGTATCTGGGAA from bacterium encodes the following:
- a CDS encoding SIR2 family protein, with translation MLFKNIKKIDNQQAKSMRKELKNIYNKQIQEAEQVRKILTDSLTKYLSYKHCRDNQDDKKRKFIKMLCDKRIKKGDVVITFNYDSLIERCLLELDKWSISDGYGFPVKLVQNSCRNLSSVTLGKSPVKVLKLHGSVGWVRGEKSNSVFLSHAMFLQYFGSLSNLRDKKEPGPPLEYLMPPAVIEPSFIKRLNIPTLLSIWEQAAVALRNADKVYIIGYSLPEADIAAQSLITTNLRTNTKCKNIVVVNPNKETLSRYEELIGNSIKKVEHTFQDWV
- a CDS encoding DUF2283 domain-containing protein — encoded protein: MAKATLSQKVIKEIFEATPHLIKFPVPKLWVDYDKEADVLYISFERPQNATDSKMLDNGILLRYKNRKIVGVTVLDASTR
- a CDS encoding LAGLIDADG family homing endonuclease — its product is MVDSGRDQLSIWRIKLKDKLTKEKFVELYIHKNLTIQEIATRFNITVPSVTRLKKEYKIETKLADAYRDKRAKKVGKAMRESARRRKYGKISDTLSKEMLEYLYCDCKLSLEDIGKRFGCSRMYIMKLCKLYNILLRSKSHARIEASKKGKIVQPYYEINEKFFKEWSSASAWVLGLLFTDGCVSLYGSGNYEVTLASIDYSLLLKVKNLMKSTHPIIRPNKNQPNLYMFRFARDEIINDLIKLGMVQHKSLILKFPQIPQQFLRHFIRGCWDGDGTVFLEKGANKGLRTSYTSGSKEFIYTMEQLLQTEAGLSKQKIYRRGKSFYFKYGHTDSVKLFHYFYGNVSPDMYLERKYKKFLEGMKTNRSMHLFKNYS
- a CDS encoding helix-turn-helix domain-containing protein; this encodes MSINKSIKDELLNYEQKLIIDALKKTQWSMTKAAKLLGTSFRSIRYKIKKYKIETE